Below is a window of Lycium ferocissimum isolate CSIRO_LF1 unplaced genomic scaffold, AGI_CSIRO_Lferr_CH_V1 ctg7938, whole genome shotgun sequence DNA.
CAAGTTTGATCCCTTGGTGCACAACTTGGCCAAAGATGCAAGAAACCAGTAGCATAATATTTCTCTGTTGCTTGTCTAATATAAACCAGCAACAATGCATTCTCAAACATATTGCATATTCCAAGTTTTGTGAGTTccaatttctttcaaactccaACCATTTCCCAGTTATTGTCCACTCCTCAGCAAAATCAGTTCCTAGAACTAATACCACATACTGAGAAGACGCTAAATACACAGGTCCTGCAGATGTTTGTGAAATCTGTATAAGTCAACCTGCAAACCGACCAATAGAACCAATATACTAATCCACTTCTTGTTACCCTATTGGTCCAAGAGCTTGGTGCTTGCATGTTATAGTAAGACAAAGTAACACCTGCATAACTGTATAAATAGCTAGTATTAACTATCATGTTATATAACAGCAGCATTGAGAGTTCCTACATCCACATAGTACCACTGCATGTACATTTAGCCTCATGTGAACCGGTGTATTGTTAGTGAACTTCAATCcagcaccaaaaaaaaaaaaaaaattcttttgtagTGATACTCCTATGCAGATGCACCAGTTCCACTAGCAAAAATTACTTCCATCCAGTTTACCCGCCTCCTACTCATTTTTGTATGTTCTTGTTTGTGTTTGTTTTAGTAGCTTTTATTACTATTTTTAGCTTCTGGTAAAGAAATGATGATTGCTGGTTTTAAGAGTCAGCTTTTGAAATTAAAAGTTCAATCTAGTGACCTCATAGCCTTATACTTTAGACATGTTAAGATCAAAAGTCAGTTGCTATTTTTTCAGCAGCTTAAAAGATTTCATAATCTGCTGCCAAAGCACTCCCTATTTAGCATTTAACAAAGGTATTTGCTATTTCTTATTCCTGTTAGGTGTGCGGTTCTGCTTTAAGAATAAGATTTATGGCTGAATCTTTTCAAATGTAGTGTCTTATGAATAGGAAGATTTGAAGTATGAGCTGTAATATGTATGCAGATCATTAATATTCTTGATACTAGAAATAATATGGATGGACTCTgttggaaataattttttgtactGTTGAGTTTCTTTTGTGTTAAAGAGTCAATATATGATTTCATTAAGTTAATATTTTGAACTTGCTGCTGATAGTTAAAGGTTACTCTTTACTGAAACTGTATTCCAAACTTGGCCTCTCCATATTTTGTTTCCTGGAGATATATGTGGTAGTACTATAACTAATGTGTACTTTATGACATCAACTAACTCATGAGCTTTAAATATTTTCCGTGTTAGGTACTTCCGAAAAAAGAAAGGTTCGTGGCCCCACATTAGTAAAAGATATTTGGAAGTTGCCTCCAGGAAAAACAATTGATGTGCAGTTCTATAGTCATAACCAAGCCATTAAAAAAGAAGGTCGCAAGCTTGCGAGCTATCTAGGATTTGTTGCTAGAACTACAGAACTAACCCCGTTAAACATAGATGATTGGAGAAGCTTTGACAAAGGCGAAAAGAAGAAATTGGTAGAGTTTGTGAGGGTAAGGAGTTATTATTATCTTATGGTACACGAATTTTATAAGATGTTATTTCCGTTTTACATGATATTATCTTATAAAcatttgcttttgtttttttagAAGAAGTTTCTATCCCGGCATGTGGAGAAGAGTTTGTCATAAAGTCAATAGGAAAGAAATGGAGAGACTACAAATGTGATTTAAAAAGTGTTTATATGACAAAATTTAAGACCAAAGATGTGTTGTTGAAGAATAAACCGAATCGTATACCAAGGGATCAGTGGACTGGTCTGGTCTCTTATTGGGTTTCAGAAAAAGCTAAGGTATCATCAATTTTAGAAGTCTTGAAAACACATACGGCGAAGCAAGAGATATTTTTATGCATAAACTATAAGATGTCTTTTTATGGTTCAATGACAGCGACGCAGCCAAACAAACAGAAACAATAGGGCCAAGCAAAAGATGCCACACACAGGTGGATCGAAAAGTATTGCTACCTTGATGGATGAGAAGGTATTCTTTTATAGATTAAAACATATAATATTTTAGAACTCTTTTTGTCGTGCTTATTTGACATCATTTAAAATATCGGGCTGAAAATGGGCATGAGCCTACACGAGCGCATGTTTTTATATTTACTCATAAACCACGTAGAGATGGTAGACCACTGGATGAGGAGTCTGCGAAGACAAttgtaagatttttttttttttttaataaagtagGGTAAAATTCACTAATAAAGTACCAACGAGGATTCACATGTATGAAGTTGTAGTACCAACACACCTGAACATTTTTGACTTTGTTAAATAGGAAATTTCTTGTCATTGATACATGTTCAGGTAAGAGAATATAATCTACTTTATCTTCCACTAAAACAGTAGTATTCAACTGTTGTAACAAGTGACAGAGCTCCTCTATTCCCCAGTCATTTAATCTTCTCCTAGAATTAATCTGCCATCAGAATTGAAATAGAATTCAGCCTGAATTTGAATAGGCTAACTCTCAGTTATCAAGTAATAAGAGATACAAACTTTTAGGTACACTTGAATTTGTTATTATTTGTGTTATCAAGTAATAAGAAGTGGAAACTCTCAGCTACCACTTCTTCAGTCAAATGCATCTGTTTTCCACTTGAATTTGCTTTAGGAGTTCTATAAAGCATCACTAATCTTATTTTCCGATTACGTcttctatcatttttttttacatattttcgttattatttacttatgtttggTTACTTAACTGATCAGGACATGATCAATGAAAAGTTGAGTAATAGTGAGGTATCGAACGAGCAACCTCATCGCTTTGTTGCTTGGGAAGGAGATGTGTATTCACAAGTGTTGGGAAATGAAAAAACTAGTTATGTTCGTGGCTTAGGACTTGCTCCAACTCCTTCTGTACTATGGGGTAGTAGATCTTCTTTTGGAAATACTGTTGAAGAGGATTCGTCTAATGAGGTTGTAAAAAGGTTAGAACAAGAGGTAACAAAGTTAAAGGACATAAATGgaaaacaaaatgaagaaatgaGTTTGGTGAAACAATATCAAGAGAAGTTGCTATCTGAATTAGCATGGGTGAGAAAAGCCTTGAGCAGAAATGGTCCTAATGAGTTACCTATACATCATAATATCAATGGAATTTCAGATGACCAGGTAAGTCAATTTTAAACGTTGGGAGTCATTtattgaaatttaaattttacaGAAATAATGTTATCTAACGTTTAATGTTTTTTAGGTTCTCGATGCCAACAAAGGGCCATGAGCGACTACAACAATCACCACAGATGCTGTTTAGAGGAGATAATGTTGCTGAAAAATTTCCATCTTCTCACGGTATTGTTCttttatttgaatattttatcATAGTACTTCTGTCCAGTTATAAATCGTTGTCCTCCATAATGACATATCCTCCGAGATGCCAATAGTAAAGGATATATCCTTTACTATTGGGTGTGAGTAGCCTCAATCTCTATTTGCCAGAGTATTTAGTAGTCTCAAAGACTGGATTCCTCAAGCAGCCATGTAGTAAGATGAGACAGCAACAACGCTAATAATTAGCCCCTAAATA
It encodes the following:
- the LOC132045787 gene encoding uncharacterized protein LOC132045787; translated protein: MTKFKTKDVLLKNKPNRIPRDQWTGLVSYWVSEKAKRRSQTNRNNRAKQKMPHTGGSKSIATLMDEKDMINEKLSNSEVSNEQPHRFVAWEGDVYSQVLGNEKTSYVRGLGLAPTPSVLWGSRSSFGNTVEEDSSNEVVKRLEQEVTKLKDINGKQNEEMSLVKQYQEKLLSELAWVRKALSRNGPNELPIHHNINGISDDQVSQF